Genomic DNA from Salvia miltiorrhiza cultivar Shanhuang (shh) chromosome 1, IMPLAD_Smil_shh, whole genome shotgun sequence:
GATTTTAAGCCGCTTGCATTCATCGAGAACGTGGCCTGTTATTTTGCATAGAGAGCAGTAGCGAGGCAAATGTTCATAAACAAATTCCACATAAAAGGAAGTAATATCGCAATCAATTGTCATAGAGTCAATTAAAGGAAGAGACAAATCAATCTCAACAAGCAATCGAGCAAAACTTCCCACTTCCCGATTCGCCGAAGCGCCATCCAATTTGATAGGAAATCCTAACGTACGTCCCATGGCCGCAAAAACCtctgggtgccaatattcaGCGGGCATATTATATATGCGAACCCAAACTTGACTGAGGGAAGAAATCTCCTTATGAGGATCAAAGTTGCGAGTCCATTCACGCAATCGAAGTGAGCCAGAAGAAAGATCCCAAACCGTTTTGGCCTTGGCTATGTCTTCGTCTTGTTGCGTTCCGAACTTCAGCGTGAAAAATCCTTTTCCCATCGGAATCAATTGCCAACCATTTTTCAGGTTCCATAAACGTTGCAAGTCGGATTTGATGTCTTGTGTAGATCTCGGTTTGTCACCCTTTTGTAGGAAAAGTCGCCCAATAGCGGCATGCTTAAAGCCCTCCAAGTTCTTATCAATGAGGGCCTTAGGGATGGTGAGTGAGAAACCGCTCCCCGTTCTCTCGGAATTCAGCGAAGTGAATTTGTGGATGAGTAAATCAGGCTTCCGCTGAGACGATGTATGAAGCAGAGATGCAAAGGTCCTTTTCGTAGCCTTAGCAGACCCACTGTCTCCAGTATCCGCGATCGGCGCAACACTTGTGTGAACAGCCTTTGGCGTCGGTGTGGTAGCCGCACTTTGTGCCTGAATACCAGAAAAGTTGGCTCCATGGTTCGCATCTCTTACCAGATGGGAGTTCGGGGAAAAGTTGTTAGAGATAGGAGGGAAATCAAAACGTGAAGGCAAGGCCGCCGAGGAGTTCGGGGCTGCGAGAGCCTCCGGCGCCGTCATCAGGAGATCGTCACTTTGAGCAGCTGAGCCGTGAGCGCCGGTGGAAGtccggagtcgcggcctgccGGTGCAGATGTCGCAGATCGGAAGTCTCAGCGGCTgtcgctgctcctccggcgtaGGCGTCGATGAAGGTGAAAGAACGGTGTCATGCGGCTCTTTAACCTCCGACGGCGAGCGGCGAGAGCGCGGCGTCGAGCGAAGCGagagcggctgctgctgctgcgaggaGGGCGGCGTCGTCGGTGacgatctgctgctgctgcgaggaGCGGAGGgccgatctgctgctgctgcgaggaGGGCGGCGTCGTCGGTGACGCAACGGCCAAGGAGAAGCCGGGGAGGGGGAGATGGCACCGGCGTGGCGCCGCACACGCACAGTTGGTCAAAAAGCTTGTGCTTTCATTTTTCGCGTGGGGGACAAAAGCTCCCTACTTTTTCTTCTGCCTCATAACTCATGTTATACACAAAGAAGAAAATGGTCTAtgcaaataaaaagaagaagaaaatgataaGTTAAAGTATATCACATGTGCGATGCACATGGAttatggatttaaaatataataatattaaaatttaccttttaatatttatgaatttaaaaCAATACTAATAGACAACATAAATCTTTACAACATCCTTTTATAATGTGGTTTTTTTCTAATTTCCTGTGTAACATAAACTATAAATATATGATTTTATATCTCTTGgtaataatactccatccgtcccgatATTCAAGTCTCGTTACTTTTCAGCATGAAGATTAAGAAGAAGCAAATTAGGCGAATAAGGAGTGTGGTCCACATGTTTAAGTTTTGTGATTAAGGAATaactaattatttctattttatcaatatcaaaaagacttaatttttttattattaatttaatttgtaataacctataattaaattaattattcctTAAAATTCGAAATATACCCAAATATGCAATTTCCCAAAAAACTTCAAAAATCCGCATTTACGAAAAATACTTCAATCAATCTGCATTTTCACAAATCTTCAAAAATCTGCAATTCAAAATCTGCAACTTCAAGCTTCAATCAACATTTCCAGAAATCTGCAACTTCAAACTTTAACCCATTTCACCAATCCATTCTCTTTGCACACAAACAGATCTCTTGCAATTTTCCAAGAGATAAAGAGTAAGATAGAGTGAGAGACAGATCTAGGAGGTACATGGAGGCGGAGTGAGCGAGGAAGAAAGAAGGAGCAGATGCGGCGGCAACGACCGCCGCGAACAAGAGATAAAGGGAGATCGAGAGGGAGAGCAGAGAAAGGGCAGGGAGAAAGAGATCtcgatagagagagaaagaatgagGTTACTTGAGACAGGGGGCGGCGGTGCGACGGCAACGGCGGTGGCTGGACTCACCAAAGGGGCGAAAATTCAAAGAGAAAATGAGGCATGGAACCCTAGAAATTGGGGTAAGAGAAAAGCAAGGTAGGAGGGAAAAGAAGAGGTGGCGTGGGTGGAGGCGGCAGGGGGTGGCGCGATGGTGGAGGTGGGAGggtggtggaggtggcaagatggtggaggtgggagggcggcggataggtgaagaagagagagaggaaagataatgtggagaaagaaagaaaattaggGGTTAATTAGTGTTACAATTAGTGAATTAATTTACTTTAAGTATgcccttattatttcctaaaatagaaacgagacattatcggtgggacagtccaaaaaggaatacgagacATGAATagcgagacggagggagtattattttttctatttataaattttatacattaaaataaatattaatgcataatataataatcaaaatatcagaagaagacaaaataagaaaataaaaagttaagaaaaaaagtatcatttttgcttcaaaaatagaaagacatttaattatacatttaacaatatttttttaaaaaaatatccttagaaaaaataaatataaacaaaaatacAAGGACATTTAATTATAcatttaacaatattttttaaaagggTCAATTGtattaatattgttaatattatatttgttgaGTTTGCTTAGAGATATAAGTAATAATTAGTATCATTCTTTCGAAAACAACCTTAAAAGCATAAGGGAAAAGATTTTTGGACACCAGGGGTCTTAGACACCTTCATAAAAAAATTGGTTTTTGcttcatatttaatttgaccgatttttttctatttagtgatttgtctaaaatatcattttcaaaatatattcaaccgattttgttattattttcggtttttatatattttttatattttttttcaagttcactaatttttttatataaaaatatataaaaaccgaaaataataacaaaatcgattgaatatatttttgaaaatgatattttagacaaatcactaaataacaaaaaatcggTCAAAttaaatagggttaattgcatcaaaatacctaaccttttcccaaaatttggttttttgacaaattttttaattgtagcaaaaatttcagctacgtttcaatttattgcaatgtccgtcccgcgtatatttccggccaaatccattcattttcggccaatttattttagctacgtttcaatttattgcaatagatttgagacgacaatgtttcattacccggtacgacatgccacctaagctttacggaggtccacctcagcatggatttgaccggaaatatacgcgggacggacattgcaataaattgaaacgtagttaaaatttttgctacagttaaaaagtttgtcaaaaaaccaaattttgggaaaaagtcaggtattttgatgcaattaacccaattaAATATTAagcaaaaactgattttttatGAAGGTATCTAAGACACCTGATGTCCAAAAATCACTTCCCAAAGCATAATTAGATAGAAAACACTGTTGCGgttttatctaaaaataaataaaaatcagtgTTGCGATTTTGTAGGAGTAATCGGCAGTTGAAATctaatttgatttataaatttTCACTCCGATTCCAATTACATCAttgtaattgaattaaattacatttacttttctttttatatataaagataaagatatagatatagatatatagagtAATTGGGGACAAAGAGAGTATACATGAGAAGAAACTGTTGTGCTGCCGTCCAGATGGTGCGGACGGCCAAAATAtgtgtttaaatattaaatattaattgcCCATTAACTAATTAGGGGTTTAAATAGGGTTTAGTAATTTCTCATTTGGATTTATTAATCTCCAATTAGAGTCCAGACAGCCGCAGTTAGTTATTACATAGCAATTAATTAGGGGTTTAAATAGGATTAATTTAGTAATTTTCCAGAAGGATTTATTAAATCTTTAATTAGAATTAACTAATCATACTAGCTTAATTAAGATTAGAATAGACATACCAGATTACTGTGCCTCATGACATATAGTTGCAGAGTTGTAGCTGTATCGAGAGAGATAGACATATAGAATGAACATTATAGTCAGCAGCTCCTCATTTAGTTAGGcagatattaattaattgtactTGCCACTATTAATCCATAAAGGACTATTTAACTGAATTTACTTAAgagacaaacaaaaaaaagCATTCACCTTCTCATAAAGCTAAGAAATGGATGAAACTAAGCTGCATCCATTCATATTTCCTGTTCTTATATCATTACTCCTGCTATGGTTGGTTACAAAACGTGTCTCTGGAAACAAAAACTTACCACCATCGCCACGAAAGTTGCCAATACTCGGAAATCTGCACCAGTTGGGTTTCTTGCCTCACCGGAATCTCCAATCACTGGCCGTAAAACACGGGCCATTTATGCTTCTTCACTTCGGCAGTGTTCCTGTGCTGATTGCGTCGACAGCGGATGCAGCCCGCGATGCCCTGAAGACGCATGATCTGACTTTCGCAAGCAGGCCGCAGCTTTTCAGGGCCGTCAAGAAATTCATTCGCGATGGTAGGAATGTAGGATTCGCCCCTTATGGAGAATACTGGAGGCAGATGAGGGGCATATCTGTTATCCACCTGCTCAGTAGCAAAAGGGTTCAATCTTTCCGTTTCATCAGGGAGGAAGAAACAACCGCTTTCATGCAAAGGATTAGAGAGTCTTCGGGGCCTGTTGATTTCAGTAGCATGGTTTCTGAGTTCACCAACGATGTCATCTGTAGGTCAACTTTTGGCCGGAAATACAGCGACTCAGAAAATGGGAAGAAAGTTATGGTATTGCTGAGAGAATCAATGGAGTTGTTGGGAACTGTTTGTATTGGGGATTTCATTCCGTGGCTTAGTTGGGTAAGTCGTGTTAATGGTTTCGATAAGAGACTTGATAGGGTTGCGAAGGAGTTGGATGAATTTCTGGAGGGCGTGATTCAGGAGCACGTTGAGACTCCAAAGAGGCAGCAGGGCCAAAATGGAGAGAGCTTTGTTGATGTTTTGCTTGATATTCACAATGATAAGGCTGCTGAAATTTCCATTGACAGAGAGAGCATTAAGTCATTACTTGTGGTAAGTACTTGGCGTATACTCTAATAACTAGTTATTATGTTTATTTCTCTAATAACTAGTTTTACCTAATAGAGATCTTCAAAATTTTCTGATCATACGTGAATTCTAAAACATTTCATGTTGGCTATCGATCTGTGTTTTGATTATGTCATGCAACTATCAGGGTTAAGCCTTTCTAGTACAGCTTAATTAAAAGATCTAACCTTGTGCTAGCTAGGAGCTAAATCTGTTTTTTTAGAGGGGTGtggtcctttttttttttggttggggTAAATAAAAGGGTTACTGGTAGTCTTTATCATATTtgaaagacaaaaataaaaatatacccattataaaaaaaagtataaaatatacccaTTTTAGGATCGAAAGGACCAAGATACCCTTaagacaaaaagaaaatatcaaaTAAATCCCCTTGCTCGCCACGCTCGACATCTCCGCCTTGCTCGacaattgaactattgctcgccTTGCTCGACAGTTCAATGCTTGATGCTCGACGCCTTCGCCTCGCTCGACAGTTCTCAGTTGCTCGACACTTGATGCTCGACGTTCGGTGCTCGAGGTGTCGAGAAATAGTTCAATTTGTactattgctcgacacctcGATGCTCGACAGTTCAATGCTCGACGCTTCAATGTCGAGCAATGCGCGAATTACACATAAGGGTAAAAATATCCTAAGTGGgtagattttattattttgaaaaaagtggatatattttatgtttcatcTTTCAAAAAGAGTATATCCCATTTTGCCTctaaataaaaagtattttatTACCAATGCACGGAGTCGCAAAATTTTACAAGCTAACTAACAAAACGACTACTAATCTTGTTCTAATTCTTCAAATACCTCATTACTGTCCTATTACTAGCACGCACTGGAGCTATGTGAATTTGGCACTGCCTTACTACTTTCTCCACAGAGCAAACACTATCCCCAAACTTCCtctcatttctttcttttcatatGCAATGCACAGCGGTAGATAATACAAGCTAGCCTTGCTTTTCAGATTTGGATTTGTATTGTAATACCATGACAATCTGCTCTCCTTGCCAATCAAAAAACTGTTCATGAACTCCACTCCAATCAGCTAACATCTTCCAAACACTCCTTTTAATTAAAGAGGTGTAATTATTTTAGGTGATAActcaaatatataaaaactaTTTAGGCCGATCGAGTGGTATGTGTTATGGAcgtaaaaatattgaatttaaataatagtatACACATATAATTAATACTCCTAAAAAATCTTATCACCATTCTGAAGTTGAACCCACCCTTTAATTAATTCTAGTACTTGTACAGGATATACTTGGAGCTGGGACCGATACCTTGACCACACTTCTAATATGGGCGATGGCTGAACTTCTCCGACACCCTTTAGTGATGGAACAGTTACAAAACGAAGTAAGGGAAGTTGTGAAAGACAAACAAGATATGTCAGATAATGAGTTGGAAAAAATGCATTATCTAAAGGCTGTGATAAAAGAAACATTCCGTTGTCACCCTCCTGTCCCATTATTAATACCTAGAATAGCAAGCAGCGATGTGAAAATAAAAGGATACGACATTCCGGCAGGAACAATGCTGTTAACTAATGCTTGGGCTATAGGCAAAGACCCTGCATCTTGGGATGAACCAGACAAGTTCGAGCCGGGGAGATTCTTGAATTCTTCCATAGACTACAAGGGCCTCGATTTTGAGTTGATCCCGTTTGGGGCGGGGAGACGGGGCTGCCCGGGGATCGCCTTTTCTGCTGCTACCGTTGAGTTTGTGTTAGCAAATCTTGTGTGGAAGTTTAACTGGGAATTGCCTGATGGAAGGAAGGATGTGGACATGACTGAAACTCCTGCAGCTACACTCCACAAAGCTCTTCCTCTTCTTGCACTTGCTAATCAATACTCATGATTTGGAACTCTTAATTTCTCAACATTCGAGTTGCACGCGACTATGATGTCCCCTAAAATAAAAAGCAATACTTGCTACTTCtcaactttattattattattattattattattattattattattattattattattattattattattattattatgttcaGTATCAAATATAGGGCTAATTGTGTATTATTATTAGCAAGGCCCAAGATTACGCAACGAATTTGGACAACAATTATGCTTTGCAATCACCCAAATTAGCAAGGCCCAAGATTACGTATTAGACAAACTCACTTGGGGAGAATTTCTCAACCACATAGATTTAAGCTATTATATATCggtttaaatatattttttaaaagtttatttagCTTACGTtctagaaaggaaaaaaaagttgaaaattaaattcGTTTTATTAACTAAAAGTCAACAAGAATAGCAATTCGTGTATTGCCGTGATGATCTACAAAATAAAAGTTCGCCAAATTCTCCCATACATGATACATGTGAATATATTATGTATGTTGCGGAAAGTCTGATTATACCCGGTTCGGCCCAATCAGGGTCGATTCAGTTGCCCAATCCATTGtttttaaatgtttttttttcgCTCCGGCTCTTCTCGATCCAATGTATTATTTGCATGTATTAAAAATGTTATGATTtgtatataataaaaatgatatttgtaatgtatgatttatttttatatatacaaagtatcatttgattttataaaaaaaattcatttgcatttatttttgttattaaaaatgtaattgaaaatatattattattattatctatttttatacAAAGTATCAGttgtttttataaaatatattatttgtattcaataaaatatcatttattattAGTAAAAATATGGTTTACATAgatcagaaaaaaaaatggacgaAGAAAAAAATTGCGCAAAAAATAAAACGATGTAGATCGAATTGGGTGGCCACAGGTCTAGGTAGGATAGGAGCCATCCGCATGTTCCAAATTTGCAAATAAATGTACATGAAACCACCTCTAAATGCTATATACATAGATCTCACGGTGTTTTTCCCTATGGGTCCTCGCCGTTATGGTTTCGTAGCCCGTTAGTTTGCGTCTGTTGTGCCTTCAACGGGTTTTCTTTGTtactttcgtttttctttttctcaataaaatttcaattcagcagCTATATACATAGATAGGAGTTAGGACAACTACCGATAAGAAGTCAAACTAAAAAATAGTGGTAAGAGCATtcgcaatgggcttacttgatagcctacttgatagtggatTGTGTTATTaagtaagtagtgctgcattagggttacttgatagcctacttgatttttttagtttttaaagaggagagagagagagagagattttcaaagaggagaagagaattaaaaaaaaaagaaaagaaaaaattactcgtgcatactcgaagactcgagtaGCACTCGAGTAAGGGCCATTGGTCCACAACTCAACGGTCCGGataatgtattatatttcaAGATAATTGCCATCTTCATTCTCAAAGCAAGATTgtgttttatttaaaatattcaacGCATGGACCAATCATATATTTATACCATTATTTTGCACTTCAGATTTGGCTCGTTTATGGTTTGAATACTTTAAAATGCAAGTGCAACAAGTGATGTCTGTCTATAAAAGTGATATGTCGTACACTTTGCTTGAACacttttatatttagtttacatTAATACTTTTTAATTatacatttaatttaattctaacacatcaaaaattaatattgatattattaactttataaataaattatatataaaaataaagctCAATTTGTCCTTTTGTCACATTTATTTGAagttaattaaagaaaaaataaaaatttatgttgaacttttatatagtaattaataaaattaatgatgttaataataattttttgtgttaatttaaaagttaaaataaaataaaaaaataataatattaacatggATTAAAAGTGAATGATACTCATAAAAAAAAGGGTTATTGCCGGAAAATACatatagtttgtcaattttttggtttataacatgaccttataatttgaccagaaaatacatcaatttttaatttaatcgtaATTATAACACgactttatagtctgaccaGAAAATAtatcaagtttcaatttattctcaattataacatggccttatttagattatttttcatcatagatgtattaatatttattatattcatattaaattatgtataaaatattgttaattgattgattaatttttataaaaattaagttagatgattaattattttatactccctccgtccctaaaataacttcctctttttccattttgggacgtcccccaaataacttcctctttctttctttccatttttggaaacctcccgaccactaataatactttatttattcttacttttcacttttcaccactcccagtactaattataacacttttcacaactttcaataataattatatcactttttctccactatcaatacactttacaactttttattaaaacccgtgccgtccccaaagaggaagccatttcagggacggagggagtaataattatttcattatatatatatatatatatatatatatatatatatatatatatatatatatatcaagatattatattgatggtttaaaaatacacacacacacacacacacacacacacacatatatatatatatatatatatatatatatatatatatatattcaacacacaaatgcatatatatatataaatttgattttaatattctattaatatagtacatatataataagtatttatttatttaaattatgaaattataaaatattaggaccaataaataatttagttacatatataatagaaactatgttaaaaagtaaataatattatatattatttacatataaatgtatatttatcaaatatatatgtatatatatagtatattgtgagatgaaaagaaaattaaaaatattaaactttgatattattatactaaattaattacaaggtcatgttataattgagaataaattgaaatttgatgtattttatggtcagactataaagtcatgttataattgcgattaaattgaaaattgatgtattttctaatcAAATTATAAGatcatgttataaaccagaaaattgacaaattaTATCTTTTGACAATAACCTCCCATAAAAAATTACTCAAGAAAGGTGGACGTCATGCATATTGCTTCTCTTCAAATACAAATGTCAATTTTctttaagaaaaaggaaaaggaaatttAGTGGACGGCATATCGCTTCTCTCAAAATACATATGTCATTTTCGAATATGTCAATTTTCTTCgaaaaatgattttttaatatatatatttttttgtttcgtGAACAACATGTATCTGCATATGTATCGCTTCTCTCCAAGTACATCTGTACatgtatcaattttttttaaaaaagtaaagAAAAGTAGGTAAGTCAATTAATTGTTATAGCAAATTAACTTATTCAACGGCGCACATTTCTAATCTGCAATGCCGTGTACACAATTTTAGGCACATAAAATGTCGGCAACTACAATATCGGCtcctaatttattttcaaataataggAAATGTTGATATATCCCTACATACAATTATGTACACGAATTTTGAATTCGGAACATAATTAAAGTTTTTTctcaaataatatattaaaactaaGTCTGTGTCACCGTTTGATCTTTTTATGATGTCCTAAAACCCTCCACAAATTGAAATATTGAAttagtaatttattttcaaataataggAAATGTTGATATATCCCTATATACAATTATAATGTACACGCATTTTGAATTCGGAACATAATTAAAGTTTTTTctcaaataatatattaaaactaaGTCTGTGTCACCGTTTGATCTTTTTATGATGTCCTAAAACCCTCCACaaattgaaatgttgaattAGGTCTGTTACTAAAAGGATCAAATATATACCCCCATTGTTAAGTAGCTAGAACcttgatttaaatattttgttacaTCACACAGAGATCGATATGAGTTGATCTATTTCTTGCATTTTCTTGTTAAATTTCTATTTTGGTCACTCTttaatttattgataaaaaaaattaactatatTAATGTGAGCTCATAGGGTAGGGGGGCGGTGGGGTTGTTATAGCGACATTACTGCCTACCAACATGGGTTATGAAGTAAGAACGATAATTATTTGCTATGAGGAAGGAACCGACCAGTAATGAAACTCCTTAAAACTCGAGGTAGCATGGAAATTGTTTATCTCTGCCTCTGacttaactaaaataataaacaaaacataCACTTTCCTAATTTTTCAACGAAATTTTATTGATGATTGACATAAACAACATGGGCGAATTCACGATTCTGCAAATTCGAACATTCATGATTCAACGTACAACTAAAGTTGCATATCGATCGCGATTAAATCTTTAGGAAACTGACAAGTAGCTGCTACAGGCCGTTATATATAGTTGCATTGAAGGTATGAGTATCCAGGAAACTTCTATCCTAAAATTGTGGATGTTTTAAAAAGGGTATTCCtttatgagtaaaattttgaagtagccaaaatgaagcataaaatacaatttatggccacacattgaaaaaacataaattttagccatttttattgatttggacgtttttacccttaatgaggcggaccgggtaggatcaggcacgcgggtcgcgtgccgggtcgggttaggcacttatggcactattagtgccataagtgccaagattttactttggttttattttagattttcgttggcacttatggcactaatagtgccataagtgtcattcgtgcaacacaaatacagaaacaacaacatcatttaaaccctaaatggaacatctaaaccctaaatggataatctaaaccctaaatggaacatctaaatctcaaatgaataatctaaac
This window encodes:
- the LOC131005119 gene encoding cytochrome P450 71A8-like, translating into MDETKLHPFIFPVLISLLLLWLVTKRVSGNKNLPPSPRKLPILGNLHQLGFLPHRNLQSLAVKHGPFMLLHFGSVPVLIASTADAARDALKTHDLTFASRPQLFRAVKKFIRDGRNVGFAPYGEYWRQMRGISVIHLLSSKRVQSFRFIREEETTAFMQRIRESSGPVDFSSMVSEFTNDVICRSTFGRKYSDSENGKKVMVLLRESMELLGTVCIGDFIPWLSWVSRVNGFDKRLDRVAKELDEFLEGVIQEHVETPKRQQGQNGESFVDVLLDIHNDKAAEISIDRESIKSLLVDILGAGTDTLTTLLIWAMAELLRHPLVMEQLQNEVREVVKDKQDMSDNELEKMHYLKAVIKETFRCHPPVPLLIPRIASSDVKIKGYDIPAGTMLLTNAWAIGKDPASWDEPDKFEPGRFLNSSIDYKGLDFELIPFGAGRRGCPGIAFSAATVEFVLANLVWKFNWELPDGRKDVDMTETPAATLHKALPLLALANQYS